In Patescibacteria group bacterium, one DNA window encodes the following:
- a CDS encoding class I SAM-dependent methyltransferase produces MKIREFIIETIGYKLFPCCYNRFHDPLFEFVKSKAPKEFRYKEIFDLGCGDGKNTIRIKKVFQPKKIIACDRSGPMLKRAKNEGLNIQSLDFNKGFPKGEMATFTYSLHHAYDKEKTLKEVVNNFDYIFICEPYLNLFHIVNWGHVPSKNRWIELFDKILGNYKLYEYEGNLIVFYKNKRLR; encoded by the coding sequence ATGAAAATTAGAGAATTTATTATCGAGACAATAGGATACAAACTTTTTCCATGTTGTTACAATCGATTCCACGATCCTTTGTTCGAATTTGTCAAATCAAAAGCACCAAAGGAGTTCCGATATAAAGAAATTTTCGATTTAGGATGCGGTGATGGTAAAAATACAATTCGAATTAAAAAGGTTTTTCAGCCTAAAAAAATAATAGCTTGTGATAGAAGTGGGCCAATGTTAAAAAGAGCAAAAAACGAAGGACTAAACATACAATCACTTGATTTCAACAAAGGATTTCCGAAAGGAGAAATGGCAACATTTACATACTCACTTCATCATGCATACGACAAAGAAAAAACACTTAAAGAAGTCGTAAACAACTTTGATTATATTTTCATTTGCGAACCATATTTAAATTTGTTTCATATAGTTAATTGGGGACATGTTCCCTCTAAGAACAGGTGGATTGAATTATTTGATAAAATTTTGGGGAACTATAAGTTGTACGAATACGAAGGAAATTTAATTGTTTTCTATAAAAATAAGCGATTGCGTTAG
- a CDS encoding GIY-YIG nuclease family protein, which yields MYFVYILRTSSNTLYIGQTNDLERRLKEHKNKTSRSAKYIKYFKYFELVYSEEYLTRIEAMRREKQLKGWTKSKKEALISGDLVLLKRL from the coding sequence ATGTATTTCGTTTACATCCTTCGTACATCATCTAATACTTTATACATTGGCCAAACGAACGATTTAGAGAGACGGTTAAAGGAACACAAAAATAAAACCAGCAGGTCTGCTAAGTACATAAAATATTTTAAATATTTTGAATTAGTTTATTCCGAAGAATATCTTACTAGAATAGAAGCAATGAGAAGAGAAAAACAATTAAAGGGTTGGACGAAATCAAAAAAAGAAGCTTTAATTAGTGGCGATTTAGTATTATTAAAAAGACTTTAA
- a CDS encoding VTT domain-containing protein, whose product MKVLNKRNLFWFVIFGLPLIATIVGYLVPNPLFPDKQQLRNFLDNYGFLAPVIFTAIAVIPVVITPLNHAVFALAGGAIFGFWNGLLLIWLSKTIGTIINFYLGRFLGEMFVSKFIQKADFKKYDNVIRSDKALIIFFLIYLVPLLSNDNLTYLIGLSTIRARTFIPVVTIAHLGTAVTYAYVGSGHSLLNPLFILFILPLAGAGLFVTKLKQLSNKTNEN is encoded by the coding sequence ATGAAAGTATTGAATAAACGCAATTTATTTTGGTTTGTTATTTTCGGTTTACCTCTTATAGCCACCATAGTTGGCTATTTGGTTCCTAATCCTTTATTTCCTGATAAACAACAATTAAGAAATTTTTTAGATAATTATGGTTTTTTAGCTCCCGTAATTTTTACTGCTATTGCAGTAATACCAGTAGTTATAACACCATTAAATCACGCAGTTTTCGCTTTGGCAGGTGGAGCAATTTTCGGTTTTTGGAACGGCCTACTCTTAATCTGGCTTAGTAAAACTATTGGGACGATAATCAACTTCTATCTGGGTAGATTTTTGGGGGAGATGTTTGTTTCTAAATTTATTCAGAAGGCCGATTTTAAAAAATATGACAATGTAATCAGATCTGATAAGGCCCTGATAATCTTTTTTTTAATTTACTTAGTACCACTTCTCTCAAATGATAATCTAACCTACCTTATTGGTTTGTCCACTATCCGAGCGAGAACATTTATTCCGGTAGTTACAATAGCTCATCTTGGAACTGCCGTCACCTACGCTTACGTTGGAAGCGGACATTCCTTGCTAAATCCACTATTTATATTATTTATCTTACCTCTTGCTGGAGCCGGATTATTCGTTACTAAATTAAAACAATTAAGTAATAAAACAAATGAAAATTAG